The genomic window TTGATATAATAAGTGATGGCCGATGTGGGGCAGATAAAGAGATGTGGTTGGATCTGCTGTACAGCAAAGCTCCCTGTAGGGAACTCAGCCGTACAGGTATTCCCTGCAGAAGACACGGTTGAATAATGGTCAGGAGACTGAAAGGTTAGTTGGCCTGCCTGCCAATGTTGACATAAGAGGGTGGGAACAGAGTGATTTGACCTGCCAAGTCATAATGATACCTCATCCCTGGCTTATGATAAGCTTGGACAGCTAGGCTGCCCAATATGCATTATCCACATCTGGAAGAGGGTGTATTTTCCTTTAAGGGAAGCTTTCTATGGCCGATGGGGAAGTTCTTATAGATTGTTGAGATGGCCCTTCTTAGTCACTTTTAATTTATTAGAGAGTGTTCTGTTTTACATAGCTGTAACCATACCTTTATCTCCAGTTTCAGTATTTCTCCTTTAGCTAAAAAGCCATTCAAAGCTGCCTTCAACTCCGTAAGATTAGCTTCATCCAAGGGCTTAACATATTGAGACAAAAACAGAGAGCTTCAGAAAGTCAACAAGCAACGATGTAACAGAAAGATAAACGATCAGCCCCCATGACTAACATACAATACAATAAGGTTGTGGCATTTTTCTGCTTGGAAACAGAAAGTGGCAGCATCCTTGCTTGGCTTAGTAAATGGCAATTTGATATTTTACACGAGTTAACTGAAATTCACTTTTTAGGAGTCAAAATGTCTGCaatatgtgttttaatctgtgacATCTTCTGAGTAAAAAAGGTTTTAAGATGTACCATGCACTCACAATGATGTTTTCAGTATAGGGTCTGGACTAACATTAAAGTTAGGCTGCagtatggtttatttatttatttatttaaaaaaacttggCTAAGAGTTTTTCACAAATCCCAATGCTAAAAGCAAGGCGAAAAATAAGATGACTTCTTCCCTTGTCTCATGTTGCCCTCTCCACTGCAGAGAACAAGAGTGGAAAACTAGGAAAGCTCTAAGGAATGGAGTGGCAGAATTGTTTAGAGGATCTAGAATGCTAGAAAATGTTGAAAAAATGCTGAAAACAGGAGTACTAATTAATGACGAATCCAAGTGTTATATAGCGTCCTCAGTTATTACCAAAAAAGCAAGATGTTGGTCCTGTCTCAGAATATGAACATTTTGCCACCTAAAATTAAGAGAGCATATAAAGTGAACAGGAAAAACTGTTTGCTAGCTATTTGTAGAGATGAATTTAAGAATACTTGACTGGGCTAAATAGATTAAAGTCAGAAGAGGAACAAGTGCTTGCAACAAGTTCAATGTGACATGAATACTGAAGTTCCAATAACCCTTTTGCAGACATATGTTAAGTGCTAGTAAACAAAGTACCATTCATTTTGCAAATATAACCCTTCCCCAACTTCTTTACACTATAGGTCAGACTGCGGTCCTGTAGATGATGCTAAGACTACAAGCTCCATCTTCCTGGTCAATGAGAAGGATGAAAGtagtactccaaaacatctggagaacatcagGCTCGGGAAGGCGGCTTTAGACTAAGAAACCCTGAAGACCGCAAAACCTCTAAATGAAGTTTTGCATGCCATTTGCTTACCTGAGCAGTGGTTACGGAGCATAAAACTTCTCCACGGAATGCACTCATAATCTTAGCAAATGCAGAAATTACACCTGGCGTGTTTTTCAAGCGACCATTTTCAGCAAGCAAATCTTGGGAAAAGATTGAGCAGGTGTTACATTATGTACATTCTAACTGTACTAAAAGTGTAATGAAACAGTGCCAAATTACGAAGAAAATCTCCTTCCAGTCTAAACTGTGTTTACAATATTACAGTCCTATTATTCGAAGCCCATTTGTGAAACTCAACccactttacagtggtgccccgcaagacgaatgcctcgcaagacggaaaacccgctagacgaaagggttttccgttttggaggtgcttcgcaaaacgaatttcctatgggcttgcttcgcaagacgaaaatgtcttgcgagttcctgcggggttttttttcctcccccccctttttcccaagccgctaagccgcttatcagctgatccgctaagccgcttaacagctgatccgctaagccgcttaacagctgatcactaagccgcttatcagctgatccgctaagccgcttatcagctgatccgctaagccgctaatagcgctaatccgctaatgggcttgcttcgcaagacgaaaaaaacgcaaaatgaagagactcgcggaacggattattttcgtcttgcgaagcaccactgtactgtgttcatCCACAGAGAGACTGCTACTACTTACTGATAAAGTTGACAGTGACAGGTGACATTTTCTCTTTAGCTAAAATTTCATTCACGGTCTTTTGCTTTACTGCACTCTTTACGTGAGGATTCATGACAACGACAGATAATTTAGGGTCCTTCAGAAGTGTCTGGATTTGGAACAAGAAAAGCATCTCTTGGTCAAAATCAGGTTTGCTTctagtcaaagcaacataactaTAATGCAACATAAAGGTATTTAAGTTGCCCTTTTAACTAAATATAACAAACCACGGAGAAAAGATTTTCCCCTAAGAAGGAAACAGCATAAGTAAAAAAAGGACTTGCATCAGCATCTTCAGTGGAAATGGATGCTAAGTGGTGTGCAATAGGACTATATAAAATCACATTACCAGAACTCGAGTCAGCTCTTTCTCAACCTGGTCCAACTTCTTCTGCTTAGAAGCAGCAGAGTAGAGCGCAGTGGCATATCGACCTTCCAGCCCAAATACTTGAATTGGTGGCTTCAGAGGGAAAAAAATACAAGGTATAAAAATTAATGCACAAGACAAAACTGTCTATTTCAATTGATTCTCAGTGATCCATTGCCTAGGAAGCATACTCATTCCTCAATGTCCCCTTTTTGTGGGGAGTGGGGTtcttccttaaattaatttcaattTTTTGTGAGTATTTCTGTAAACTTCTGAGTTCTCCCAGGGATGGCAATACTTTCCTTTTGTACATCAGTGGTGCTGTGTTAGCTACATAAAGATTGGCACCCCCCCTGCCAGCACTGCTAATAGAGGGAGTGATAGGTGTAataccagaatttttttttaaaaaaccccccacacaATTCCCATAGtcccttgctgtgttttaagaaaacaaaaatgcatactTAGGAACTCTTAATATTAAGGCATAACTAATTTGTGTTAAGTATTTGCCAATTTGTACTCTTGCTTAAGAACGTAAGAGAAATCCAGCAAATGAAACCAAGATTCATCCAAACCCCCAGCCTTCCCAGGAATCCCAGAAACTGACAGGTGCTAGCTGATCCACTGGAAATTGGTCAGTAAGACAATGCAGAGGCATAAGATGGTTCATTAAACACACTACACAGCAGCTGCAGCCACAGACCCTAAGAGTTGATTTTCAATTGTGACTGGCCACATTATAAAGCCTGCATCTATCATATTGAGGTTAGATTCTACATGACTGCTAGCTATAAATATGGACATTGACACTAGTTTAAGTGGCACACAAGGCCCTGCATTCTGCAATCTAGATATATTTATCTAGAACCCTGATCTTTAATTGGAAGTAAATCACCCTAACTGCAATTGAGCCTCTTTCCTGGTAATCATTTTCAGGTTCTTATCAGGTTGCTCCTGTACACTTGCCACCTGCAACAATATCCACCTGCAACTTGGTGCAATTAATCTGCAcagttttgtaaaataaataaacttaccTGTACCAGTTTTGATGCTGGCCTGATTAGGGAGGTGCTGAAGTGGCACACCTACAGTAAGAAAAAGTTGTCATTTacattatattattttaaaaactagtgaaatccaacattagtcataaatggattttttttatttaaatcggatttttaaaagaaaatgcttttggaggaaaaatctttctaaatatagttttctatttaagttacattatagtccaaaggctattcaccaggaaataaggatttgttttaagtttttcatgtgtgatgAAACTcctaaggtttttttaaaaaaaaactatttaacCACAtgagttaacaaacatggatacatatactataatgttattgttttagttaaataaattgtttaaattgttattaaggaaattattatttttatccttcCAATAAAGAactgtacagcagaaaagttgtccaaatataaacagttaacttattaaacctcacaataatttcataattatctgtttaggtatttctaatagtacagtataaccaaatcagtaatttttgatgtaAATGTAAAAACtcttgaaaatttattattccaaaatgaaaccttcatctggttgtaaatattaagattataccagcaagaatgtctttctgtaaaaaaatggtttaaatcaaggcttactgactagtgatttaaattgatttgatttaaatcaaatccaccctgctccTTCCCAAGCGTTTCTTGTGTTGCTTTCATCTTTTGGTAGGCAAGAAACCACACAGGTCTCCCATCAGAACCCTACGCTTATCTACCATGAACTACAGAGGAGAGGTCAGGGCTGGGGCAAGATCCAAGGAGGCAAACCAAACAGGACCAATGGGCCACAGGTCAGTATGGCAGCACATCTCTTTTATGGAGAcggtcccagcatctccagttgggctgggagagacccctaccCAAAACCCTGATCAAAGCCAGTCCTGAAAGAAGTCTTGAaagtcctacattggctcccagtatgtttacgagcacaattcaaagtgttggcctttaaagccctaaacggcctcggtccagtatacctgaaggagcgtctccacttccatcgttctgcccagacactgaggtccagctccgagggccttctggcggttccctccatgcaagaaggttacagggaaccaggcagagggccttttcggtagtggctcttgccctgtggaacaccctcccaccagatgtcaaggaaataaacaactatctgagatttataagacatctgaaggcagccctgtttagggaagtttttttaatgatttatgttttaatgtatttttaatctcctgttggaagccccccagagtggctggggaaacccagccaaatgagcggggtgtaagtaataaattagtagtagtagtactctagatcaggcacccccaaactcggccctcctgatgttttgggactacaattcccatcatccctgaccactggtcctgttaactagggataatgggagttgtagtcccaaaacatctggagggccaagtttggggatgcatgCTCTAGATaggccaatggtttgactcaagaGTCAGGCCCCTTCCTAGGTTTCAGTGGCAGGAGGACGTAGCAGAGGAGCCTGGCTTGCTGAGCTTCCTTCCTTATCTCTGGCATCAAGGGAAGCCCAGGCTGCAGACAGGCACTCACACAGCAGCCCCGGAGACCCTCCAAGTCCTCTTGGGGCCACTTGGGTTTAagactttcccctctcctcctcttcctccttctcccaaaGCCTCCAGGCTTCAGTCTCGGAAGCCAAGTGAGGCATCCTCAGGTAAGAGACCTGCCCCCAGCAGAACCCCCTCTTCCTTCCCAAGGTTTCGTTGCTCACCTTCTGAGCCAACCCTGCTGCAGCAGCCATCTTCTTCTCCTGTAGGTCAAGCCGGGCCCTTTCCCGTCCTCGAGACGAGAAGAGCGCAGGCGTAAGGTCTCGGCTCCGGGCACGCAGGcgcaaggctttctgggaatcGTAGTTTCTGTAGAACTAGTCGCCCGAGTGGGCGGGGCGGAAAGAGGCATGGCGGAAGACCATAAGTTTGCGTGGAGGGAGGCACGTGCGAGTTTGGGATCGGAGAAGGAAcgttattttttttcttcttggaaTCGCAAGGTTCCGGGGAATGCAGCTTCGTGTTCCGAGTACTGTATCCTGCTTTGCAAATCGCCGAGAGAAGAAAGTGTGCTTAAAGGAAGCAAGGCaaaagttttgtgttttttttaatgcataagcGTAATTTACGcggtagggaagtttttaatgactgatcttttaatgtatttttattcttttgttataagccgcccagagcggctggggaaacccagccagatgggcggggtataaataataaatattatcatcatcatcatcatcatcatcatctaccctGAATTTATTACGTGCCTTTTTCGAAGCGGTGTTTAATGCTTATTACACATGAGGCATACACGTTGCGGTCGTACTTAATATTAGCACGCTCGTTTCTCAAACGTGCTGTaagttttcattttgtttatcAGGTGACTGGTAAGATCCTCTCTGTGTTGCCAACCTGGTTTCTTTTAACCATTATTTTTCTCACTGGTGTGACTCCTGTTTTCAGCAAATAGCTTTTTGCTTGCCAAAACTGCCAGTCCCCTTTTTTCATCTAAGTTATGGCACCTGCTTTCCAGTCCTAAAGCTTAAATCATCCTGGATGGACCTGAGTGAAAGCATGTTGTAGAGTGTTTGTCAGAGTAACATCTTGTCTACACATGCATCAGAATCAAGTGGCAATGCGGTggcaaaatattgagggggcagaGTGGATGGCATAATGGACTCAAAGCCAAGATGGTCTGTAAATGATGCTAATTTCACAAAATACTTAAATTTGGTTTAATCCTTTTAAAAGTGCCTTTCCCTGTCCTGGATcaatagctatacagtggtacctcgggttaagtacttaatttgttctggaggtcaatacttaacctgaaactgttcttaacctgaagcaccactttagctaatggggcctcccgctgccgccgcgccgccggaacacaatttctgttctcatcctgaaggaaagttcttaacctgaagcactatttctgggttaacggagtctgtaacctgaagcgtatgttacccgaggtaccactgtagt from Podarcis raffonei isolate rPodRaf1 chromosome 4, rPodRaf1.pri, whole genome shotgun sequence includes these protein-coding regions:
- the ATP5PO gene encoding ATP synthase subunit O, mitochondrial; the protein is MAAAAGLAQKVCHFSTSLIRPASKLVQPPIQVFGLEGRYATALYSAASKQKKLDQVEKELTRVLTLLKDPKLSVVVMNPHVKSAVKQKTVNEILAKEKMSPVTVNFINLLAENGRLKNTPGVISAFAKIMSAFRGEVLCSVTTAQPLDEANLTELKAALNGFLAKGEILKLEIKTDPTILGGMVVSIGEKFVDMSTKTKIQKLSKIMRETV